A genomic window from Salvia miltiorrhiza cultivar Shanhuang (shh) chromosome 5, IMPLAD_Smil_shh, whole genome shotgun sequence includes:
- the LOC131024662 gene encoding uncharacterized protein LOC131024662 translates to MNPSYGWKEYLSDEVIPDTEDSLSLWGDPPPVFFPFSLSETLPASPEERGGGASESEGVREYEVPDSPSPPFRPPIIRRPARMKTRMRSGELGDFDLLCHETWGSNFLSEENPRGLAISEELEANSKELEAILEEPNEWWPTASKAHIRMLAHMFPILFPPKCAKQFAGRRGTSPP, encoded by the exons ATGAACCCTTCGTATGGTTGGAAGGAATATCTGAGCGACGAAGTCATTCCCGACACCGAAGATTCTCTGTCGTTGTGGGGTGATCCACCGCCCGTGTTTTTCCCTTTCTCCCTGTCGGAGACGTTGCCGGCGTCGCCTGAGGAGCGTGGTGGTGGCGCGTCAGAGAGCGAGGGCGTCCGAGAGTATGAGGTACCTGATAGTCCTTCTCCTCCGTTTCGACCTCCGATCATCCGACGGCccgcaaggatgaaaacgagaATGAGGTCTGGCGAACTCGGGGATTTCGACCTTCTCTGTCATGAAACTTGGGGATCTAACTTTCTGAGCGAGGAAAACCCTAGAGGTCTGGCGATCTCGGAGGAATTGGAGGCGAACTCGAAGGAATTGGAGGCGATCTTGGAGGAACCAAACGAGTGGTGGCCCACTGCATCCAAAGCCCACATACGGATGCTCGCACATATGTTCCCAATTCTGTTTCCG CCCAAATGCGCGAAACAGTTCGCCGGCAGACGTGGAACTTCTCCTCCATAG